CCAGGGTGTCGTGCATCTCCCGGGAGAGGCGATAGCGCTCCTCCACTACCGCGGTCTCCCGGAGGCGATGGTAGAGCTGGGCGTTGCGCACAGCCAGGGCAAGTTGCGCACCCAGCGCCTCCAGCATCTCCGCCTGGTGCCGGGCCAGCTGGCCGTCGTGCGTCGATCCCAGCACGGCCACTCCCAGCACCTCACCTTCGGCCTCCAGCGGCACGGCTGCGACGGAGCGCAGGCCGTGGCGGCCTCGCATCCTGGGGATGACGACCGGGTGCCTGCGCTGCTGAGCCAGCCGGGCCAGGCTCATCGCCAGGGCGGCGGCGGGGGCGGCCATGTCGCCGAGGTGACGCTGCGCCGCCACCTCCCAGGCAGGCGGGTCGCCACGTCGTAGCAGCACGGCGCCGACCTCGGCACCCCATCCCTCGAGGAGGATGGCCAGGGCCCGGTCCAGCAGGCCGTGCACGTCGTCGGGCGCGCGACCGAGCTCCCGGCCGGCGTAGACCGCGGCCGCCAGGCGGGCGCGCAGCCGCGCCCCCTCCAGGGCAGGGGCCACCTCGGCCGCCAGGACGTCCAGCAGGTGCAGCCGGTCGGGTGGCGGGGGCTCGCCTGCCGGCAGGTAGGTGGCCAGCACTCCGACCCTGTCCTCCCCGATGGCGAAGGGCAGGCAGACCACCGAGCCGATGCCCTCCCGGGTCGCGAGAGGGCCGAGGCCGGTCAGCATGGGGCAACCCGCGTTGAGATTGGCCGTCAGGGGCTGGCAGGCCCTGCAGGCCTCCGAGACGAGCCCGCCCTCGACCACTCGCCGGAGCCTGGCCGTGGCGGCGTCGCTGAGGCTCCACGTCACCTCGAGGCCGGGCCGCCCCGTCTCCGGGTCGAAGGAGACCGCGGCCGCCCCACGGGCCCCGACGAGCTCGACGGGCACGCGTGCAGCCAGGGCCAGGACCTCCTGCACGTCCAGCGCTCCGGCGGCTCGCTTGCCGAACTCGTGCAGCACCACCAGCCTGCGCTGTTGCTCCTTGAGGTCCGCGTAAGCCTGTCGCAGCTCCTCCTCCGCCCGCTCGCGCTCGGCCAGGGCATCCAGCAGGCGTCGCAGGCCCAGCCAGGCCCCGACGACGCCGGTGGTGCCGTACGCGACGAGCTGAGCCAGGCCGTGCCACTCGGGGGATAGATGCCGGAGGACCACACCGAGCCACGCCTGGTGCAGGGCAGCCAGGCCCAGCACGGCCAGGGGCAGCGCCCACAGGATCTCCCGCCCGTAGCGGGCGATGGAGCGCCTGCTTCTCATGGTCAACGTCCGCCCGCAGGTCCGTGGGTGCCGCGCTCGACGACGGCGAGCACCTCCCGAAGGTCCCGGATCACCAGGTCGGGCGGGGGTCCATCGTAGGGAGCGAAGTCGCCCGACGGCGACGGCCGGGGCCTCCCATCGTCCGGGCGCTGGACCAGGACCGCGCCCATGCCAGCGGCCTTGGCTCCGGCCACGTCGGCGTGGGGGTTGTCACCCACGTACCAGGCCTCGCCCGGCGCCACTCCCAGCTGGCTCAGGGCCACATCGAAGAGCAGACGGTGAGGCTTGATCAGGCCCACCTCGGAGGAGAGCACGACCGACTCGAACGGTCGGAGCAACCCCAGCACGTCCAGGTGTTCGCGGACGATGGGGCCGCTGATCCAGATGTTGGAGATCAGCCCGAGCCGCACGCCCGCGCCGGAGAGCTGTGCCAGCACCTCGCCCACCTCGGGAAAGACGCGCCGGATGGCCAGCCGGGGCGTCGCCCACGCCCGCTCGAGCCCGTTGAGCGCTGCCTCGGAGACGTCGATGCCGACGCGATGGAGCGTCCTTCGCAGGACGTCGAGTGCCCGCATCTCCAGGAGGCGGGGAGCCGTCCGGGCCTGGTACTCTCGGACCGCCTGCTCGAAGGCCTCCAACAGGCGGTCCTGCGAGGGCGGCGAGCCGCTCAGGCGAGTGCCGTCGGCCAGGGGACGGGCCAGGGCGTCCCGCAAGGCGCCGATGCTGGCCCGATCCACCTCCTCCCACGAGGGGACGGGAAAACCCACCAGGGTGTCGCCGACGTCGAACAGGATCGCGCAGGTGCGTCGCATGACGGGCCCCTGGCCCATTATAAGGGCAGGCGCGCCGCCGGTGCTGGGACGACGGGCGCGTCGCCGGCCGGCCCGCGCACCTGGCAGGCGCCATGGTCGAGGCGTGTCATCCGGCAGGCGCCGGCTCGTCGAGCGGCGTATCAGGCGGGAGCGGGACGGTGGGGTCCCTCCCACCCCTGCCAGGGTCCGGGAGGGGATGACGCGACGGCGGTGGGCGCGGCGGTCGAGCCGCCGGCCAGGGCCGGGAGGGCGGGGCGTGCCGGCACGCCGGGTCCGGTAGGCGCCCGCATCCAGCACCTGGTCGGCGCGGACCCGGCGCGGGTGCGCGGCTTCGTCCTGCTGTGGGCGGCCACCCTGGGCCTGATGGGTGCCTGGGGCTGGACCATGCCCCTGGTGGCCATCTATCTCCGCGACGCCGGCATGAGCCTCGGCCTCATCGGCACGACGCAGGCCCTCACGGGACTGCTCACCTTCCTTTCCCAGGCGCCCGTAGGTCACCTGTCGGACCGGGCCGGCCGCCGTCGCACCCCGATGGTCGGGGCCATCGCCGTGACGGCCATCTTGCACGGGGCCATCGCCCTCACCCGACATCCGCTCCTGCTCGCCGCTGCCGTGGCCATAGCGGGGGTGGCCACCGCCGCCTACATAACGATGATGTTCGCCAGCGCCAGCGGCCTGGCCCGTCCCGAGGCGTCGGGCAGGGCCTTCAGCACCTATCGGGTGAGCGGCTCCATCGGGTGGGTGCTCACCTCGCTGTCGCTCGGATGGATGCTGGGCAGCATCGGGGCGCGGGGCGCCTTCGTGCTATCGGCCATGATGCACGCCCTGGTCGGGATCGTGTTGTGGCGAGGGCTTCCCGAACTGGGGGGCGACCACGGCGTCAGGGGGGCACGGGGGCGCGGCGTCGACCCGGCTGGAGGGCATCCAGCAGCTTTGCCCGGGCCGGCCGACGTGCTGCGGATGGCCGACGTGACCCTCTTCTTGCTGGGCATCGCGCTGGTGACGCTGGCCATGCAGATGGGAGCCCTCTACTTCCCGCTCTACACCCGGGCAGAGCTCGGCGCCTCCGACGCCCTTTTCGGCGTGCTGATGGCCCTGCCGGCTTCCCTGGAGGTGCCCTTCATGCTGTGGCTGGGGCGGGCGTCGGACCGGCGTGGCGTCCACGGGCTGCTGGTGGCCGGGGCGTCGGTCGGTGCCGCCCGATGGGCACTGGTCACCCTGGCGCCCGGGCCGCTTCACCTGTTGCCGTTGCAGGCGCTGCAGGCCTTCGCCTTCTCCTCCATGGAGGTGCTGGGCGTCAGCTTCGTAGCGCGGCGCCTCGATCCGGCCATCCGGGGCACCGCCGTCGGACTGCTGGTCTCGTTTCAGGGCCTGGGGCGCATCGTCGCCCCCCTGACGGGCGGCATGCTGGGCGAACTGTGGGGCCTTCGCACCGTCTTCGGGCTGGCCGGGCTGGCGTCGGCGGCAGGAGCGGCCCTCTTCGTGGCCTCCGCTGCGGTGCGGCGCGGGCGCACCGGTCGGCCGGCCGACGTACCCGGCTGAGGGCGCGACGGGCCGCTCAGCCTTCGGCGGCAGGTCGCCAGCGCAAGAGCCGCAAGGCGTTGAAGGCGACGGCGACGGTGCTGGCCTCGTGGATGGCGACGGCCGGGCCGATGCCGGCGCGGCCCGAGACGGCCGCCGCGGCCAGGAGCACCATGACCCCGACCGCGACCAGGTGGTTTTGCTGGACCACCCGCCCGAGGGCTCTGCCCAGCCCCACGGCCTGAGGGATCAGCCGCAGGTCCTCGCCCAGCAAAGCGGCCGGCGCGGCCTCCAGCGCGGTGTCGGATCCGGCGGCTCCCATGGCGATCCCCACCCCGGCCGAGGCCAGGGCCGGCGCGTCGTTGACGCCGTCGCCCACCATGGCCGTCGGCCCGTGGCGCCTCTCGAGGGTCCGGATGGCCTCCACCTTGTCGGCAGGCAGCAGGGCGGCCAGCGCCTCGTCGGCCCCCACCTGCCGGGCCACCAGCTCCACCGTCTCGGGCCGGTCGCCGCTGAGGACCGCCACGTGCCGGATCCCCAACCGACGAAGGGTCCGGATCGCCTCCGTCGCCTCGGGTCGTACCGGGTCAGCCAGGCCGATGACGCCCACCAGCCGGCCGTGCACCGAGACGAAGAGGGAGGTCTCTCCCGGCCGGGTGACGGGAGCGCCGTCGCCGGGTGCCATCGCCGGCCGTGACGTGCCATCGGTGGCAAAGGCGAGGGTGCCGACTCGCACCCGCTGGCCCCGGATCCGGGCGTCGACCCCCTGACCCGGGACGTCCCGCACGGCGTGAGCCTCGAGGAGCGGGAGGCCCCGAGCCTTCGCGGCTCGTACCACGGCCCGCGCCAGCGGGTGGGTGGACGCGGCCTCGGCCGAGGCCGCCAGCGCCAGCACGGCGTCGGGCCCCGCCGGCCCGGCCCCCTCTACGGGTTGGATCCGGCGCACCTCGGGCCGCCCCAGGGTCAGCGTCCCGGTCTTGTCGAACGCGACGGCCCGCACCCGGCCCAGGCGCTCGAGATGGGAGCTGCCCTTGACGACCAGGCCCAACCGGGCGGCACGCGCCAGGGCGGCCACCCCCGCCACTGGCGCACCTATGGCCAGCGCGCAGGGCGAGGCCGCGACCAGCAGCGCCATGGCCCGATAGAGGGCCTCCTGCCAGCCGATCCACCCCACGAGCGGCGGCAGAGTCGCGACAGCTGCCGCGCCGGCCAGCACCACCGGCACCAGGATCGAGGCGCTGCGGGCGGCGAGCCGCTGAGCCGGGGAGGCCTGGGAGCGAGCCGCCTCCACCAGGCGCGCCATGCGGGCCAGCGTGGACTCCGAGGAGAGCCGGGACACCTCCACCTCCAGCACGCCGCTGCCGTTGACGGTGCCCGCGAAGACGGGGCTCCCCGGCGTCTTCTCGACCGGCTCGCTCTCGCCCGTGATGGCCGACTGATCGACGGCCGAGCGCCCCTCGAGCACCGTCCCGTCCACCGGGATCCGCTCGCCGGGTCGGACGCGCACCCGATCGCCCCGCCGCAGGGCCTCGACCGGCACCTCCTGCGCGGCGCCGCCCTCGATGCGGCTGGCCATCCGCGGCGCCATCGTGCCCAACGACCGGATGGCCGACCGGGCGCGGCCCTCGGCCAGGTGCTCCAGGCTGTGGGCGAGGCTGAAGAGGAGCAGCAGCACGGCCCCCTCCTCCAGCGCCCCGATGAAGACCGAGCCGACAGCGGCCAGCAGCATCAGCACGTGGACGTCGAGACGCTTACGCCAGGGCCGGCGAGCCAGCTCTCGCACGATGGGCCAGCCGGCCACGCCGTACGACGTCGCCCAGAGGGCCGTCGCCAGACCCGGCGCGGTGGGTAGCAATCGCTCCACCAGCCAGGCAGCCGCGGCCCCGAGAGCGGCGCCCAGCGTTTGGGCCAGGGCGGGATGCTCACGTCCCCACCGCAGCAGCCGGGTGCCCTCCTCGACCCGGTAGCCCAAGGCGTCGAGCCGCCGGCGAATGGCGCGCCGGCCGACCCTCGAGGGGTCGTACTCGATGGCGACGGTACGGGCGTCGAAGTCGACCATCACGGTGCCGATCCCGTCGAATCGGGCCATGACGTGCTCGACGGCGCGGGCGCACTCGGGGCAGTCCATCCCCTCCACCCGCAGTCGCTCGTGGCGGAAGCGGCGCAGGATGCGATCCGCGTGGCCGCGGGCGAGGGCGGCCACGCCCGCTCGCGTGAGGCGGTCGGTGTCGAACCGTACCGACAGGGCGGGCGCGTCTCCCTCGAGCTCCAGCTCGACCCGGTCGACCCCCGGGCTGCGGCGAAGCGCCTCGGCCAGGCGCTCCCCGCAGGCGTCTCGGGCCGGGACTCCCGGGAGGAGCTCCGCCAGGGGGAGCCGGACCCGTCCCGACGCGGGCGGTGGGGACGATGCCGACCGGACGTCGGGCGGAGCGAGGCTCTTGCTCATGCGGCACCCCCCGGCCAGCCGTGGCGCACATGCTCCAGCGCCTGTCGCAGCAAGGCGTGGACGTGCTCGTCATCGAGCCGGTAGTAGACGTGGCGCCCCTCGCGACGGCAGGTCACCACGCGCGAGACTCGCAGCTTCCGCAGGTGGTGGGAGACGGCCGGCTGCGACATCCGCATCGTCTCGGCGATGCGGTGCACGCACTGCTCCCCGTCGGCCAGCATCGAGAGGATGCGCAGTCGGGTGGGATCGGCCAGCACCTTGAAGAGCTCCACGGCGCGCGTCGCCGTCTCGACGTCGACGGGCGTCAGCTCTCGACGACCGTGCCGGATGGCCTGCGTGGCCAGCATGGTGATCACCCACAAACATATAAGCGGACGTTTATCTGTCGGCAGGATACGCCTCCGGCGCCGGGGCGTCAAGCACGTCCCGCGGCGGCGAGCTCGATGTGCTAGACTGCACCTGGCAGCGCGGGCCGTCGCGGGGACCGCGGACTCGGTGGGCGAGGAGCGTGAGAGGGACCGTGCAGGTTCGGCGTGGCCCGGCACTCGAGAGCCCCGTGCCGGTCGGGCTGGTGCAGGCCGTGGCCGTCGTCTCCTTCTTGGTGGTGCTGGTGGGTGGGGTCGTGCGGGTGACCGGCTCGGGCCTCGGCTGCCCCGATTGGCCCCTTTGCTACGGCAGCGTGGTGCCGCCGGTGGGAGGGGCCGCGCTCGTGGAGTTCTCGCATCGGGTGGTGGCCGGGCTCTTCATGCTCGGTACCTACTGGCTGGCCTGGCGCAGTCGTCCGGGGCGGGCCGGGGTGGCCCTGGCGGGCTCGACGGGGACCGTGCGCATCGCCCTGTCGCGCCTGGCCGCGGCGGCGGCGGTGCTGGTCACGCTCCAGGCGTTGCTGGGCGGGGCCAACGTCCTGACGGAGCTCGCACCCGGCGTGGGCGGCGCGCACCTGATCCTGGCCACCGTGGTGGTGGGGCTGACGGCGGCGGCGGTGGTGATGGCCCGCGCGGTGGCGGGCGGAGGGCACGGGAGGCTGCCCGCGGCGCGGACGTCCGTGAGCCTTGGCTTCACGGCCACGGCCGCGGTGCTGGCCATGGCCGTGGTCGGGATCGGGGCCTACGTCCGTGCCCTGGGCGCCTCGCTGGCCTGCACGGATTGGCCGTTGTGCGGCGGGTCGGTGTTGCCGCCGTCTGGGTGGCCCTTCTGGCTGCAGTGGAGCCACCGGGTGGCGGCGCTGGCCCTCGGCATGGCCATCGTCGTAGGGGTGCTGCGCAGCCGAGGCGCGACGGCGTGGTGGTCCGCGGGCCTGCTCTACGTCGTCCAGGTGGGGCTCGGGGCCGTGGCGGTGGTGTGGCAGCTCCCGGCTGCCGTGCGGGTCGCTCACCTGGGCGTCGCCACGCTGCTGGTGGCGCTGCTCTCGGCAGAGACGGCCCGGTGCTGGCTCGCCGAGGTCCATCGACCAGGGTCGGGCACGGCTCGCGCGTCGAGGGCGGTCAACCCGGGCCTCGACTCGGGTGCATGAAGGCGAAGGAGGGGGCCGACCGATGCAACGACAGGCGGTGAAGACCGATCGGGCACCCGCGGCCATCGGCCCGTACTCCCAGGCCGTGCGCTGCGGCAACCTCGTCTTCGTCTCGGGCCAGCTCGGGCTCGATCCGACGACCGGGCAGCTGGCCGAGACGGTGGAGGGTCAGGTGCGCCAGGCCCTCGCCAATCTGCGGGCCATCCTGGAGGAGGCCGGGGCCAGCCTGGGCAGCGTGGTCAAGACGACCCTCTTCTTGCGGTCCATGGAGGACTTCGCGCTGGTCAACCGCGTCTACGCGGAGTTCTTCTCCGAACCGGCACCGGCTCGTTCCACCGTGGAGGTGGCCGCCTTGCCCCGGGGTGCCGCCTTCGAGGTGGAGGCCATCGCCGTGGTGAGCCCCTGAGGACGCTCGGCATCCTTGAAGAACCACCAGTAGAGCGCTGTGGCCGCCACGTAACAGAGCGTGGTCAGGGTAAAGGCGGGCTCGAAGCCCCCACGCACCTGGAGCAGTCCGCTCACCAGCGGGCCCAGGCCCCCACGGCCCAGGCTGCCCAGCATGGCCTCCAGGCTGGAGAGGGTGGCTCGCCGGTGGGGGGCCACCAGCTCCAGGGCGAAGGCCATGGAGACGGGCCCCCCCATGTTCATGAGGGCGGAGCGCGCATAGTAGGCGACGGTGGCCCACCTCAGGTCGTACGAGAAGGTGAGCAGCAGGAGAAACGGGATGGATGCCAGCTGGGTCGCCACCACGGTCCGCACCTTGCCCATGCGGCGGGCCAAAAGCGGCGTGACCAGCGAGGCGACGGCGTTGAAGACGGACGTGAAGGCGAAGATGACGCCGATCTGACCGGGCTCCAGCCCGAAGCGCAGCCGGAAGAAGATCTGGAAGAACGTCACCATGACGCCGGCGCCGAAGCCGATGAGGGCGGCCGGCACCAGGATGCGGGCGAACAGCCCCGCCTCCTGGCGGTCGGGGAGCCATCCCGCACCCGCAAGACTCGAGAGGGCACGAGCGCGCCCCTTGGCACCCCAGGGCTCGGGAGGCAGCCGCAGGAGCGGCACGACGGCCAGCGTCGAGAGCAGGCCGGCCGCCAGCATGCCTGCCCTCAGGGGGCCGGTGGCCATGGGATCCGTGGCCAGCACGGCGGCGACCCGTTGAGGGATCTGCCCGGCCAGCAAGCTGCCCGCGAACCCGGCCGCCGTCATCAGGGCGAAGTTGACCGAGAGCAGCTCCATGCGGTTGGCCTCGTCGCTCTGGGATGCCAGGTAGGGCGTCCCGATGACCCAGGTGAGGGTGCCACCCATCCCCGACAGCGCCGCCCAGGCCAGGATGGCGCCTGGGGCGGCGGCCAGCGCGACGCCGATCCCGGACACGGCCGTGAGCGTCGAGCCCGCCAGCAGGAAGGCCCGGTAGCCGTACCGGTCCGCCAGGCCGCCCACCGGCAGCCCCAGCGCCATGGTGACGGCGGCCGGCAGGGCGTTGACCAATCCCATGAAGTCCTGGCGGTACCCCAGGCTGTAGAGGTAGAGGTTGAGCAGGAGCGTCACCATGCTCCAGGCCACGGAGCCCAGCATGGTGTGCCACAGGTAGAGCCGAGCGCCCGAGGAGAAGGAGCGAAAGGCTCGCCAGTAGTCGGTCAGCCCGCGGTTCACCCGGAGGCTTTCGGTCGGGGACCGGTCTCTTCCTGCCCGGAGGCCGCCGCGCGGCGCAGGTAAGGAAGCCAGCGTCTCATCTCTTGCAGGGCGCGGGGGCCTATGACGGGTCGGGCGGGCACCGTCAACTCGGCCGCGGTCTCGGCATCCGTGGCGC
This genomic interval from Limnochorda sp. LNt contains the following:
- a CDS encoding sensor histidine kinase, encoding MRSRRSIARYGREILWALPLAVLGLAALHQAWLGVVLRHLSPEWHGLAQLVAYGTTGVVGAWLGLRRLLDALAERERAEEELRQAYADLKEQQRRLVVLHEFGKRAAGALDVQEVLALAARVPVELVGARGAAAVSFDPETGRPGLEVTWSLSDAATARLRRVVEGGLVSEACRACQPLTANLNAGCPMLTGLGPLATREGIGSVVCLPFAIGEDRVGVLATYLPAGEPPPPDRLHLLDVLAAEVAPALEGARLRARLAAAVYAGRELGRAPDDVHGLLDRALAILLEGWGAEVGAVLLRRGDPPAWEVAAQRHLGDMAAPAAALAMSLARLAQQRRHPVVIPRMRGRHGLRSVAAVPLEAEGEVLGVAVLGSTHDGQLARHQAEMLEALGAQLALAVRNAQLYHRLRETAVVEERYRLSREMHDTLAQTLGYLGLQASHVLRLVEHGEMHQASEELRQMVEVLREAYLDVREAIEDLRASTGESGGLQTSLRRVVETFRQRTPIAAHLEIEGPVPEMPSAVHLQLLRIVQEALANVRKHSQATRVEVRLRADPGHLELSVADDGRGFHPAGTQAPGHHGLVAMRERAQTIGAQLTIATGPGRGTRVMLRLPVPCAAAPCRERAAVTSAVRGGAPSDASHTGPGRG
- a CDS encoding HAD family hydrolase, which codes for MRRTCAILFDVGDTLVGFPVPSWEEVDRASIGALRDALARPLADGTRLSGSPPSQDRLLEAFEQAVREYQARTAPRLLEMRALDVLRRTLHRVGIDVSEAALNGLERAWATPRLAIRRVFPEVGEVLAQLSGAGVRLGLISNIWISGPIVREHLDVLGLLRPFESVVLSSEVGLIKPHRLLFDVALSQLGVAPGEAWYVGDNPHADVAGAKAAGMGAVLVQRPDDGRPRPSPSGDFAPYDGPPPDLVIRDLREVLAVVERGTHGPAGGR
- a CDS encoding MFS transporter, with the translated sequence MGAAVEPPARAGRAGRAGTPGPVGARIQHLVGADPARVRGFVLLWAATLGLMGAWGWTMPLVAIYLRDAGMSLGLIGTTQALTGLLTFLSQAPVGHLSDRAGRRRTPMVGAIAVTAILHGAIALTRHPLLLAAAVAIAGVATAAYITMMFASASGLARPEASGRAFSTYRVSGSIGWVLTSLSLGWMLGSIGARGAFVLSAMMHALVGIVLWRGLPELGGDHGVRGARGRGVDPAGGHPAALPGPADVLRMADVTLFLLGIALVTLAMQMGALYFPLYTRAELGASDALFGVLMALPASLEVPFMLWLGRASDRRGVHGLLVAGASVGAARWALVTLAPGPLHLLPLQALQAFAFSSMEVLGVSFVARRLDPAIRGTAVGLLVSFQGLGRIVAPLTGGMLGELWGLRTVFGLAGLASAAGAALFVASAAVRRGRTGRPADVPG
- a CDS encoding heavy metal translocating P-type ATPase, producing the protein MSKSLAPPDVRSASSPPPASGRVRLPLAELLPGVPARDACGERLAEALRRSPGVDRVELELEGDAPALSVRFDTDRLTRAGVAALARGHADRILRRFRHERLRVEGMDCPECARAVEHVMARFDGIGTVMVDFDARTVAIEYDPSRVGRRAIRRRLDALGYRVEEGTRLLRWGREHPALAQTLGAALGAAAAWLVERLLPTAPGLATALWATSYGVAGWPIVRELARRPWRKRLDVHVLMLLAAVGSVFIGALEEGAVLLLLFSLAHSLEHLAEGRARSAIRSLGTMAPRMASRIEGGAAQEVPVEALRRGDRVRVRPGERIPVDGTVLEGRSAVDQSAITGESEPVEKTPGSPVFAGTVNGSGVLEVEVSRLSSESTLARMARLVEAARSQASPAQRLAARSASILVPVVLAGAAAVATLPPLVGWIGWQEALYRAMALLVAASPCALAIGAPVAGVAALARAARLGLVVKGSSHLERLGRVRAVAFDKTGTLTLGRPEVRRIQPVEGAGPAGPDAVLALAASAEAASTHPLARAVVRAAKARGLPLLEAHAVRDVPGQGVDARIRGQRVRVGTLAFATDGTSRPAMAPGDGAPVTRPGETSLFVSVHGRLVGVIGLADPVRPEATEAIRTLRRLGIRHVAVLSGDRPETVELVARQVGADEALAALLPADKVEAIRTLERRHGPTAMVGDGVNDAPALASAGVGIAMGAAGSDTALEAAPAALLGEDLRLIPQAVGLGRALGRVVQQNHLVAVGVMVLLAAAAVSGRAGIGPAVAIHEASTVAVAFNALRLLRWRPAAEG
- a CDS encoding ArsR/SmtB family transcription factor, which translates into the protein MITMLATQAIRHGRRELTPVDVETATRAVELFKVLADPTRLRILSMLADGEQCVHRIAETMRMSQPAVSHHLRKLRVSRVVTCRREGRHVYYRLDDEHVHALLRQALEHVRHGWPGGAA
- a CDS encoding COX15/CtaA family protein — its product is MQVRRGPALESPVPVGLVQAVAVVSFLVVLVGGVVRVTGSGLGCPDWPLCYGSVVPPVGGAALVEFSHRVVAGLFMLGTYWLAWRSRPGRAGVALAGSTGTVRIALSRLAAAAAVLVTLQALLGGANVLTELAPGVGGAHLILATVVVGLTAAAVVMARAVAGGGHGRLPAARTSVSLGFTATAAVLAMAVVGIGAYVRALGASLACTDWPLCGGSVLPPSGWPFWLQWSHRVAALALGMAIVVGVLRSRGATAWWSAGLLYVVQVGLGAVAVVWQLPAAVRVAHLGVATLLVALLSAETARCWLAEVHRPGSGTARASRAVNPGLDSGA
- a CDS encoding RidA family protein, which gives rise to MQRQAVKTDRAPAAIGPYSQAVRCGNLVFVSGQLGLDPTTGQLAETVEGQVRQALANLRAILEEAGASLGSVVKTTLFLRSMEDFALVNRVYAEFFSEPAPARSTVEVAALPRGAAFEVEAIAVVSP
- a CDS encoding MFS transporter, with amino-acid sequence MNRGLTDYWRAFRSFSSGARLYLWHTMLGSVAWSMVTLLLNLYLYSLGYRQDFMGLVNALPAAVTMALGLPVGGLADRYGYRAFLLAGSTLTAVSGIGVALAAAPGAILAWAALSGMGGTLTWVIGTPYLASQSDEANRMELLSVNFALMTAAGFAGSLLAGQIPQRVAAVLATDPMATGPLRAGMLAAGLLSTLAVVPLLRLPPEPWGAKGRARALSSLAGAGWLPDRQEAGLFARILVPAALIGFGAGVMVTFFQIFFRLRFGLEPGQIGVIFAFTSVFNAVASLVTPLLARRMGKVRTVVATQLASIPFLLLLTFSYDLRWATVAYYARSALMNMGGPVSMAFALELVAPHRRATLSSLEAMLGSLGRGGLGPLVSGLLQVRGGFEPAFTLTTLCYVAATALYWWFFKDAERPQGLTTAMASTSKAAPRGKAATSTVERAGAGSEKNSA